The following coding sequences are from one Salvia hispanica cultivar TCC Black 2014 chromosome 3, UniMelb_Shisp_WGS_1.0, whole genome shotgun sequence window:
- the LOC125215108 gene encoding probable E3 ubiquitin-protein ligase RHG1A, producing the protein MFRCKSGSNNQSTSPSSPVPSASRSSARGPFNRINGNRYGLQNLRCNSISDAIPPSCSKPEPASVRKNFIKKRSSEGESSSSCRGRKNAASANVDRHTSTTTSGISISDLAYSTSASVEDSSVSSSTLNRRSTNVNARMRFSSRLGARNGLSVREPPVSFSRIDYETPFDVGDRSGSRPHRGNSSSRTSFASDESGLTQLMNHDVLRQFNMDGIAEVLMALERIQQDVDLTHEQILALETRLFLSGLNLYDQHRDMRLDIDNMSYEELLALEERMGTVSTALSEEALSKCVTRSVYETTTSNIETTESGNDIKCSICQDEYVTGDEIGSLVECQHGFHTTCINQWLQVKNWCPICKASAAPSQSSSSL; encoded by the exons ATGTTTCGTTGCAAATCTGGATCAAACAACCAAAGTACTTCACCATCTTCCCCTGTTCCGTCAGCTTCTAGGAGCTCTGCGCGAGGACCATTTAATAGGATCAACGGGAACAGGTATGGTTTGCAGAATCTGAGATGCAATTCTATATCAGATGCTATACCGCCTAGTTGTTCGAAACCAGAACCAGCATCTGTAAGGAAGAACTTTATCAAAAAGAGAAGTTCGGAAGGAGAATCCAGTTCATCTTGTAGGGGGAGAAAGAATGCGGCTTCTGCAAACGTAGACAGGCATACCTCCACGACAACGAGTGGCATTTCCATCTCTGATTTAGCATATAGTACTTCTGCTTCTGTAGAGGATAGCAGTGTCTCTAGTTCTACTTTGAACCGGAGATCAACGAATGTAAATGCTAGAATGAGGTTTTCTAGTCGACTGGGTGCAAGAAATGGTTTGTCTGTTAGGGAACCCCCTGTGAGTTTCTCTAGAATTGATTATGAGACACCTTTTGATGTTGGTGATCGGAGTGGCTCAAGACCTCACCGTGGCAATTCATCTTCAAGAACATCTTTTGCCTCTGATGAATCTGGATTAACGCAGTTAATGAATCATGATGTGTTACGCCAGTTTAACATGGATGGAATTGCTGAG GTATTAATGGCTCTTGAGAGAATCCAACAAGATGTAGACTTGACACATGAG CAAATACTTGCACTGGAGACCAGATTGTTCCTCAGCGGCCTCAACCTCTATGACCAACACAGAGACATGAGACTGGATATTGATAACATGTCATATGAG GAACTGTTAGCTCTAGAAGAAAGGATGGGCACAGTGAGCACTGCTCTCTCAGAAGAGGCATTGTCAAAGTGCGTGACGAGAAGCGTATATGAGACAACCACGTCAAACATAGAAACCACAGAATCAGGCAATGACATCAAATGCAGTATTTGCCAG GATGAGTATGTCACCGGAGATGAGATTGGGAGCTTGGTCGAATGCCAGCATGGTTTTCACACAACATGCATAAACCAGTGGCTGCAAGTGAAGAACTGGTGCCCCATCTGCAAGGCTTCAGCAGCGCCATCACAATCATCTTCGTCGTTGTGA
- the LOC125210157 gene encoding uncharacterized protein LOC125210157 yields the protein MVDKSKKSTISEDDMSAVLQRYSLNTVLALLQEVDQAAAGVKINWREVVKNSATGISGAREYQMLWRHLTYGEPLIDHLDNDAEPLDDDSDLEHEVEPLPAVGREASVEAAACVNVLIASGYPNNPQPPNNSTIEAPLTINIPNTKAVCASSDDSHLSDIIRGRKCYNLCFCTKTTTVFRSKW from the exons ATGGTGGACAAATCGAAGAAGAGCACTATCAGCGAAGATGACATGTCCGCCGTCTTGCAGAG ATACTCCTTGAACACGGTCCTCGCTTTGCTGCAAGAGGTGGATCAAGCCGCCGCCGGAGTGAAGATTAACTGGCGCGAGGTGGTGAAGAATTCCGCCACTGGAATTTCCGGCGCGCGGGAGTACCAAATGCTGTGGCGCCACCTCACTTACGGCGAACCCCTAATTGATCATCTTGACAACGATGCTGAGCCCCTC GATGATGACAGTGATTTAGAGCATGAGGTGGAGCCTTTGCCTGCTGTCGGCCGCGAAGCTTCGGTGGAAGCTGCAGCGTGTGTTAAT GTTTTAATTGCTTCTGGCTATCCAAATAATCCTCAGCCCCCAAACAACTCCACTATTGAGGCTCCGTTGACTATTAATATACCTAACACAAAGGCTGTGTGTGCTTCTTCAGATGACTCACATCTTTCGGATATAATAAGGGGACGAAAATGTTACAATCTCTGTTTCTGTACCAAAACAACCACTGTCTTCAGGAGTAAGTGGTGA
- the LOC125210788 gene encoding putative peptidyl-tRNA hydrolase PTRHD1 isoform X1, translated as MASTLVVMPHFPLFKPHVHTRIPTISTVFSRAAANAMATTAHDTVVQYIVLRRDLIDTWPLGSVVTQGCHASVAAVWTNRDDPDTLSYCSPSNLDSMHKVTLEVKGETQLLNLSEKLKAGGVAHKLWIEQPGNIATSLATKPYPKSTVSSFFKNLKLWMGSTTL; from the exons ATGGCATCAACGCTGGTAGTGATGCCCCATTTCCCTCTTTTTAAACCGCATGTTCACACTCGGATACCTACAATCAGCACCGTCTTTTCACGCGCCGCCGCGAACGCAATGGCCACCACTGCTCACGACACGGTGGTGCAATACATTGTGCTGCGGAGGGACCTAATCGACACGTGGCCGCTGGGGAGCGTCGTAACGCAGGGCTGCCATGCCTCCGTCGCCGCCGTTTGGACTAACAGAGACGATCCCGACACTCTCTCCTACTGTTCTCCTTCCAATCTAGATTCTATGCACAAG GTCACTCTTGAAGTGAAGGGTGAAACTCAGTTATTAAATTTGTCGGAGAAGCTAAAAGCTGGTGGCGTCGCTCATAAACTGTGGATAGAGCAACCGGGGAACATTGCCACTTCCCTTGCCACCAAGCCTTACCCCAAATCCACTGTAtcatcatttttcaaaaacctTAAGCTCT GGATGGGTAGCACTACTCTTTAG
- the LOC125210788 gene encoding putative peptidyl-tRNA hydrolase PTRHD1 isoform X2, whose translation MASTLVVMPHFPLFKPHVHTRIPTISTVFSRAAANAMATTAHDTVVQYIVLRRDLIDTWPLGSVVTQGCHASVAAVWTNRDDPDTLSYCSPSNLDSMHKVTLEVKGETQLLNLSEKLKAGGVAHKLWIEQPGNIATSLATKPYPKSTVSSFFKNLKLYRDG comes from the exons ATGGCATCAACGCTGGTAGTGATGCCCCATTTCCCTCTTTTTAAACCGCATGTTCACACTCGGATACCTACAATCAGCACCGTCTTTTCACGCGCCGCCGCGAACGCAATGGCCACCACTGCTCACGACACGGTGGTGCAATACATTGTGCTGCGGAGGGACCTAATCGACACGTGGCCGCTGGGGAGCGTCGTAACGCAGGGCTGCCATGCCTCCGTCGCCGCCGTTTGGACTAACAGAGACGATCCCGACACTCTCTCCTACTGTTCTCCTTCCAATCTAGATTCTATGCACAAG GTCACTCTTGAAGTGAAGGGTGAAACTCAGTTATTAAATTTGTCGGAGAAGCTAAAAGCTGGTGGCGTCGCTCATAAACTGTGGATAGAGCAACCGGGGAACATTGCCACTTCCCTTGCCACCAAGCCTTACCCCAAATCCACTGTAtcatcatttttcaaaaacctTAAGCTCT ACAGGGATGGGTAG
- the LOC125210787 gene encoding flocculation protein FLO11-like — protein MSTRKKDVSVVREKRAPSTSHLKSTSKTVSTSEKATPNYLKPTLSSSHSSGEARRRSFDKAPSPARTTKTRGVSPSSTRTTKTRGVSPSPTRTIKTRGVSPSPTRTTKTRGVSPSPTRTTKTRGVSPTPTSRWSSISGKTGAGRAVASAKSDGRLKGTREAGKQHLYARAVGTLKKSAAVASKSKKAETATALRKKDSSDHEESPIVGDEEDAAGMPDQELDSSNEQTQGEMDDTVSEQRDASIGEAVSPAICEESDDNVPKIESPTLLGQDEAEAEAVNDADAAKAESPVSSEQHVECPADSEQASRNSSQQKEVEVVAEDGEAAPRLSQEKKDTALSNNVTEEMTLEQRRNKFRALAGAFETAIARQEHK, from the coding sequence ATGtcaacaagaaaaaaagatgTTTCTGTTGTGAGGGAGAAGAGAGCTCCTTCTACCTCTCATCTCAAATCAACCTCCAAAACCGTCTCCACAAGCGAGAAAGCCACCCCCAACTACCTCAAGCCGACACTCTCGTCGTCCCACTCATCCGGGGAAGCCCGGAGGAGGTCCTTCGACAAGGCCCCCTCCCCGGCGCGGACCACGAAAACACGTGGCGTATCCCCCTCCTCAACCCGGACAACGAAAACACGTGGTGTCTCCCCCTCCCCGACCCGGACCATAAAAACACGCGGCGTGTCACCCTCTCCGACCCGGACCACGAAAACACGCGGCGTGTCACCCTCTCCGACCCGGACCACGAAAACACGTGGTGTCTCCCCCACCCCGACGTCCAGGTGGTCCTCAATTTCCGGGAAGACCGGGGCGGGTAGGGCCGTGGCCTCAGCCAAGAGCGACGGGAGATTGAAAGGGACAAGGGAAGCTGGGAAACAGCATCTGTATGCTAGGGCTGTAGGCACTCTAAAGAAGAGCGCCGCCGTTGCAAGTAAAAGCAAGAAGGCTGAAACTGCAACTGctttaagaaaaaaagattCATCAGATCATGAAGAATCACCCATTGTtggagatgaagaagatgcaGCAGGGATGCCAGATCAAGAACTGGACAGCAGCAATGAACAAACTCAAGGAGAAATGGATGATACGGTCTCAGAGCAGCGCGATGCCAGCATTGGCGAGGCCGTAAGCCCCGCAATTTGTGAAGAAAGTGATGACAATGTGCCTAAGATTGAGTCTCCTACACTTTTAGGACAAGATGAAGCTGAAGCTGAAGCTGTGAATGATGCTGATGCTGCCAAGGCTGAATCTCCGGTGAGCTCAGAACAACATGTTGAATGTCCGGCAGATTCAGAACAGGCCAGCAGAAACAGCAGCCAGCAGAAAGAAGTTGAAGTAGTTGCAGAAGACGGAGAAGCAGCACCAAGGCTGTCTCAAGAAAAGAAGGACACGGCACTCTCCAACAACGTGACTGAAGAGATGACACTCGAGCAGAGGCGAAACAAGTTCAGAGCGCTCGCTGGAGCGTTTGAAACTGCCATAGCCCGACAGGAGCATAAGTAA
- the LOC125210789 gene encoding uncharacterized protein LOC125210789, with the protein MCLVFVCDEDERVIGRQVAGGACPYCGGMVQALDVQSNWRFCFVPLYFKTKRKLYCSICLRRLVPL; encoded by the coding sequence ATGTGTTTGGTGTTCGTGTGCGATGAAGACGAGAGGGTGATTGGGCGGCAGGTGGCGGGCGGTGCGTGCCCCTACTGCGGCGGAATGGTGCAGGCGTTGGACGTGCAGAGCAACTGGAGATTCTGCTTCGTGCCGCTCTATTTCAAAACTAAGCGCAAACTCTACTGCTCCATCTGTTTAAGGCGTTTAGTCCCCCTATAA
- the LOC125210788 gene encoding putative peptidyl-tRNA hydrolase PTRHD1 isoform X3 yields MASTLVVMPHFPLFKPHVHTRIPTISTVFSRAAANAMATTAHDTVVQYIVLRRDLIDTWPLGSVVTQGCHASVAAVWTNRDDPDTLSYCSPSNLDSMHKVTLEVKGETQLLNLSEKLKAGGVAHKLWIEQPGNIATSLATKPYPKSTVSSFFKNLKLCK; encoded by the exons ATGGCATCAACGCTGGTAGTGATGCCCCATTTCCCTCTTTTTAAACCGCATGTTCACACTCGGATACCTACAATCAGCACCGTCTTTTCACGCGCCGCCGCGAACGCAATGGCCACCACTGCTCACGACACGGTGGTGCAATACATTGTGCTGCGGAGGGACCTAATCGACACGTGGCCGCTGGGGAGCGTCGTAACGCAGGGCTGCCATGCCTCCGTCGCCGCCGTTTGGACTAACAGAGACGATCCCGACACTCTCTCCTACTGTTCTCCTTCCAATCTAGATTCTATGCACAAG GTCACTCTTGAAGTGAAGGGTGAAACTCAGTTATTAAATTTGTCGGAGAAGCTAAAAGCTGGTGGCGTCGCTCATAAACTGTGGATAGAGCAACCGGGGAACATTGCCACTTCCCTTGCCACCAAGCCTTACCCCAAATCCACTGTAtcatcatttttcaaaaacctTAAGCTCTGTAAGTGA